The following coding sequences lie in one Megalodesulfovibrio gigas DSM 1382 = ATCC 19364 genomic window:
- a CDS encoding UvrD-helicase domain-containing protein: MHASPSAPPSVSESRFSPASSEHKFLALRAGAGSGKTFTLTCRFLDLLRQAVPQAAPPPAAACAGSLAALDWAAILAVTFTNKAAAEMQERVLRSLKERALDKRDALPCAHPAKGLDPKDARRWCEIILHRMSRLNIRTIDSLLFQLVRLSALPLGLPPDIEPVFDESELFDPLYDRLVDRARQDPALAALFEEACRSALDYGAAKGFAPALMLKERLAETLSFLAGSASPLDPDLDKPALNRRLEAMRLDCLDAARRMLGCIETEQLAAKALFVAYLEKVLQMAVFDGLPNGVWPTKESLDDCLNKGGKGKPGKGQASAAAEACFRQLQTALQRHRDRYPIYNDALELLPLASLAAVLAPELAAMERRLSLLPKARWEPLVCALFSEGFGVSEAYCRLGVRLSHLLIDEFQDTSQSQWLAMEPLAVEVLSKGGSLFYVGDVKQAIYGWRGGDAGLFDALPRREELWGFEELFLAGSLDTNWRSASAVVGVNNALFSLLEDDAVSLEVAQVMLPQADADLADDLARGIRHSFRGTSQQVARKHLDAPPGLVQVVRVDGENAEAIMEATHEAMDGMLDDVLARRNFGDVAVLVRSNEQAQTVAQWLLDRGVPVVTENSLLLKAHPLVRQLMQFLAFLDYPPDDLAFWEVISGQELFLDASGLSHAAMVDWAARLARSRLEHGSAAPLFLRFQKDFPAAWLHWLQPFHSQAGILGPYDCLAELCRRFRLLERRPGDQLFLRRLLEVAHLAETAGHQSLSAFLDYWNEKGDTERAPLPDGLDAIRVLTIHKAKGLEFPAVIIPFHHDTARLDKDLLLVDADDPRQPLPPGQPGLLARRRRELGPAYHKTRCDSLMEALHVLYVAWTRPVEELHCLVAPSRATQSPMTKALLALLPRLGLLDLQGEEGEGEGETVKQRGEPPANTRAPAAEAPEPSAPAGVPMAAEPFDFAPVDFAPMDFAPMDWLPRLKVFRNELTPANFANRRRGTLLHRCLEHLRLDTPDPTPDALALAVDKALAAGLRGLANPHDPAAFARDRETVAEEVRGRLAWLLGLPEARAWLCSGVRETTILAPQVQGDAAALHKPDLLVLDGPAPMAVEYKSGLPRKEDAAQLRRYLHLLAAMHPGTLPPEGRLVYLDLQVIESVRIVAS, translated from the coding sequence GGCGGCCGCCTGCGCAGGCAGTCTGGCGGCACTGGACTGGGCTGCCATCCTGGCCGTGACCTTCACCAACAAGGCCGCCGCCGAGATGCAGGAACGGGTGCTGCGCTCCCTCAAGGAGCGGGCCTTGGACAAGCGCGATGCGCTGCCCTGCGCCCATCCCGCCAAGGGCCTGGACCCCAAAGATGCCCGCCGCTGGTGCGAGATCATCCTGCACCGCATGAGCCGGCTCAACATCCGCACCATCGACAGCCTGCTTTTCCAGCTGGTGCGTCTCTCGGCCCTGCCCCTGGGCCTGCCGCCGGACATTGAGCCCGTCTTCGACGAAAGCGAGCTGTTCGACCCCTTGTACGACCGTCTGGTGGACCGGGCCCGGCAGGATCCGGCCCTGGCCGCCCTCTTTGAGGAAGCCTGCCGCAGCGCCCTGGATTATGGCGCGGCCAAGGGCTTTGCGCCGGCGCTGATGCTCAAGGAGCGGCTGGCGGAAACGCTTTCCTTCCTGGCCGGCTCCGCCTCCCCGCTGGATCCGGACCTGGACAAACCCGCCCTCAACCGCCGGCTGGAGGCCATGCGCCTGGACTGTCTGGACGCCGCCCGCCGCATGCTCGGCTGCATCGAGACGGAGCAGCTCGCGGCCAAGGCGCTGTTTGTCGCGTATCTGGAAAAAGTGCTGCAGATGGCCGTCTTCGACGGCCTGCCCAACGGTGTCTGGCCGACCAAGGAATCTCTGGACGACTGCCTGAACAAGGGCGGCAAGGGCAAACCCGGCAAGGGCCAGGCCAGCGCCGCGGCCGAGGCCTGCTTCCGGCAGTTGCAAACCGCACTGCAGCGCCACCGCGACCGATACCCCATTTACAACGATGCGCTGGAGCTGCTGCCCCTGGCCAGCCTGGCTGCGGTGCTGGCCCCGGAGCTGGCGGCCATGGAGCGCCGGCTGTCCCTGCTGCCCAAGGCCCGCTGGGAGCCCCTGGTCTGCGCGCTGTTCAGCGAGGGCTTCGGCGTCAGCGAGGCCTATTGCCGCCTGGGCGTACGGCTCTCCCATCTGCTCATCGACGAATTTCAGGATACCAGCCAAAGCCAGTGGCTGGCCATGGAGCCCCTGGCCGTGGAGGTGCTCTCCAAAGGCGGGTCCCTGTTCTACGTGGGCGACGTCAAGCAGGCCATCTACGGCTGGCGTGGTGGCGATGCCGGCCTCTTCGACGCCCTCCCCCGCCGCGAAGAGCTGTGGGGTTTTGAGGAGCTGTTCCTGGCCGGCAGTCTGGACACCAACTGGCGCAGCGCCTCCGCCGTGGTGGGCGTCAACAATGCGCTGTTTTCCCTGCTGGAGGACGACGCCGTATCCCTGGAGGTGGCCCAGGTCATGCTGCCCCAGGCCGATGCCGACCTGGCCGACGACCTGGCCCGGGGCATCCGCCACTCCTTCCGGGGCACCTCCCAGCAGGTTGCCCGCAAACACCTCGACGCACCCCCGGGGCTGGTGCAGGTAGTGCGCGTGGACGGTGAGAACGCCGAGGCCATCATGGAGGCCACCCACGAAGCCATGGACGGCATGCTGGATGACGTTCTTGCCCGGCGCAACTTCGGCGACGTGGCCGTGCTGGTGCGCAGCAACGAGCAGGCCCAGACCGTGGCCCAGTGGCTGCTGGACCGCGGCGTGCCCGTGGTGACGGAAAACAGCCTGCTGCTCAAGGCGCATCCCCTGGTGCGTCAGCTCATGCAGTTCCTGGCCTTTCTGGACTATCCGCCGGACGATCTGGCCTTCTGGGAGGTGATCTCCGGGCAGGAACTCTTTCTGGATGCCAGCGGCCTCAGCCACGCCGCCATGGTGGACTGGGCGGCCCGGCTGGCGCGCTCGCGTCTGGAGCACGGCTCCGCCGCCCCCCTGTTCCTGCGCTTCCAAAAGGACTTTCCCGCCGCCTGGCTGCACTGGCTGCAACCCTTCCACAGCCAGGCGGGCATCCTCGGCCCGTATGACTGCCTGGCGGAGCTCTGCCGCCGCTTCCGGCTGCTGGAGCGCCGGCCGGGGGATCAGCTCTTCCTGCGCCGGCTGCTGGAGGTGGCCCACCTGGCGGAAACCGCCGGGCACCAATCCCTGTCCGCCTTCCTGGACTACTGGAACGAAAAGGGCGACACCGAACGCGCTCCCCTGCCCGACGGGCTGGATGCCATACGCGTCCTGACCATCCACAAGGCCAAGGGCCTGGAGTTCCCGGCGGTCATCATCCCCTTCCATCACGATACCGCCCGGCTGGACAAGGATCTGCTGCTGGTGGATGCGGACGATCCCCGGCAGCCCCTCCCCCCCGGCCAGCCCGGCCTGCTGGCGCGACGCCGGCGCGAACTGGGACCGGCCTACCACAAGACGCGCTGCGACTCGCTCATGGAGGCCCTGCACGTGCTCTATGTGGCCTGGACCCGCCCCGTGGAGGAGCTGCACTGTCTGGTGGCGCCGTCTCGGGCGACCCAGTCCCCCATGACCAAGGCCCTGCTGGCGCTCCTGCCCCGGCTGGGGTTGCTGGATCTGCAAGGGGAAGAGGGTGAAGGCGAGGGCGAGACCGTGAAGCAGCGCGGTGAGCCGCCCGCGAACACACGCGCTCCGGCAGCCGAAGCTCCCGAGCCTTCCGCCCCGGCAGGCGTGCCGATGGCAGCGGAGCCATTCGACTTTGCGCCGGTGGACTTTGCTCCAATGGACTTTGCGCCGATGGACTGGCTGCCCCGGCTCAAGGTCTTCCGCAACGAACTGACCCCGGCCAACTTCGCCAACCGTCGCCGCGGCACCCTGCTCCACCGCTGCCTGGAGCACCTGCGGCTGGACACGCCGGACCCCACGCCCGATGCCCTGGCCCTTGCCGTGGACAAGGCCCTGGCCGCCGGCTTGCGCGGTCTGGCCAATCCCCACGACCCCGCCGCCTTTGCCCGCGACCGCGAGACCGTGGCCGAGGAAGTCCGCGGCCGGCTGGCCTGGCTGCTCGGCCTGCCCGAGGCCCGCGCCTGGCTGTGCTCCGGCGTGCGCGAAACCACCATCCTCGCCCCACAGGTCCAGGGAGACGCCGCGGCGTTGCACAAGCCGGATCTCCTGGTGCTGGACGGCCCCGCCCCCATGGCCGTGGAATACAAGTCCGGCCTGCCACGCAAGGAGGACGCCGCGCAACTGCGGCGCTACCTGCACCTGCTGGCCGCCATGCATCCAGGCACCCTGCCCCCCGAAGGCCGGCTGGTGTATCTTGACCTGCAGGTCATCGAATCCGTAAGGATTGTTGCATCATGA